The genomic stretch GCCGCCGCCAAATCAAGGATACTCGCAGCCTGCTCCACCGCCAGCGTCGAAAGCCGGGCGCTGGACGTGAGCAGCCTGCGCTCCGTCCGCGAATTCGCGGCGCACTTTCGCACCCGCTACGACCAGCTGAACCTGCTCATCAACAACGCGGGCATCATGATGTCGCCGTATGCGGTGAGTGAGGACGGCTTCGAGAACCAGCTGGCCACCAATTACCTGGGCCATTTCGCCCTCACCGGCTTGCTGCTGCCGTTGCTGACCGCAACGCCCGGCGCCCGGGTCGTCACGGTCAGCAGTTTGTCCTACAAATGGGCCGGGATTGACTTTGACGATTTGCAGGCGCGACAGCGCTATAGCCGGCGCAAAGCCTACGGCCAAAGCAAGCGGGCCTGCCTGGTGTTTGCCTACGAATTACAGCGCCGGCTGGCCGCCGCGGGTGGCCGCACTCGGTCGGTGGCGGCGCATCCGGGGCTGGCCAAGACCAACCTGGACCAGTATTTCCCAGCGCTGATTCGGCCGCTGGGCAGCCTCTTCCTGCAACCCGCCAGCCAGGGAGCCCTGCCCATCCTGTACGCGGCGCTGGCGGACCAGCTGAAAGGCGGCGAGTTTATCGGCCCGGCCGGTTTCCAGCAGCTGCGGGGCTATCCCACCCAAGTGGATTCGGACGACGCTTCTAGGGATGAAAACGTCGCGGACCGGTTGTGGCAGGCAAGCGAGGAGCTGACGGGGGTTCACTACCTCGACCGGTAAGTTTCGGCACTAAACCACTTTTTACTCTAAATCCGTTTGTTGATGAAGCGTTGCTACTCCGTGCTACTGCTGTTGCTGGCGCTGCTCCTGACCGGGGCGGGCCGCGCGGCCCAGGCCCAGACCCCGGCCCAGACTACAGGCACCATCACTGGCCTGGTGCGCGACCGGGCGACCCAAGAGCTGCTGCCCGGCGTGACGGTGGTACTGGAAGGCACCGACCAGGGCGCGGCCACCGACGGCACCGGCCGCTACCGCCTGAGCGGCGTGCCCACGGGCAGCTACAACCTGCGAGCCACCTTCCTCGGCTACGAGCCGCTGCTGCGGGCCAACGTGCGGGTGGGCAGCGGCAACGCCAACATCATCGACCTGGAGCTGGGGGCCGCCAACCAGGCCCTGGGCGAAGTAACCGTAACCGCTAACCGCGCCATTCGGGTGGCCACGGCCGAAACGCCGCTGAGCGTGCAGCGCATCAATACCGAGGAAATCCGCTCGAACCCCGGCGGCAACTTCGACGTCTCGAAGGTGGTGCAGACGCTGCCCGGCGTGGGCGGCGGCGGCACGGGCGGCACGGCGGCCTTCCGCAACGACATCGTCATCCGGGGCGGCGCGCCCAACGAAAACGTGTACTACCTCGACGGCATCGAGGTGCCGGTTATTAACCACTTCCAGACCCAGGGCAGCTCGGGCGGCCCGCAGGGGATGCTCAACGTGAGCTTCCTGGAAGACGTGACCCTGAGCACCTCGGCCTTCCATGCCCGCTACGACAACGCCCTGAGCAGCGTGCTGCAGTTCCGGCAGCGCGAGGGCAACCCCGAGCGGGTGCAGGGCAACCTGCGCACCTCGGCCACCGAGGTGGCCCTTACCCTGGAAGGACCGCTGAGCCGCAAGGATAGCAGCGGGGTGGCCCGCACCACGTTTCTGGCCTCGGCCCGACGCTCCTACCTGCAGGTGCTCTTCAAGCTGATTGACCTGCCCATCCGGCCCTCGTACTGGGACTTTCAGTTCAAAACCACGACCAGGCTGGGGCCGAAAACCACGCTCACCACGCTGGGCCTCGGGGCTATTGATAAGTTTCGGCTGGGCGTGCCCCGCAACGCCACCCCGGAAACCGAGCAGGAGCTGCGCCAGAACCCCACCGCCGACCAGTGGAACTACACCGTGGGCGTGAACCTGCGGCAGCTCGTGAGCAAAGGCTACCTAAACGTGGCCCTGAGCCGCACCCAGCTCGACAACCAGCTCGACCAGTTTCAGGCCGGGGCCGAGGGCGACGAAAGCCGGCGCATTCTGCTCACGCGCTCGGGCGAAACCGAAACCAAGCTGCGGGCCGATGTGAACGGCACGGCCGGCCAGTGGGCCTACAGCTACGGCGTGATGGGGCAATACGTGCAGTACGACAACCGCTTTTTCAACCGCCTGCGCCGCCCGGTGCTCGACGCCCAGGGCAACGAGTTGCAGCCGGGCGTGGACGTGCGCTTCCAGACGGCTATTGACTTCGGGCGTTTCGGGGCGTTTGGGCAGCTGACCCGCTCGTTGCTGGACGGCGACCGGCTGACCCTTTCGGCCGGGGTGCGAGCCGATGGCAACACGCTCACCGACGACGGCCGCAACCTGCTCCGCACCCTCTCGCCGCGGGTGTCGGCCAGCTACGCCCTACTGCCGACGCTGAACCTGAACGCCTCGGTGGGACGCTACTACAAGCTGCCGACGAACCCGGTGCTGGGGTTCCGCGACAACGCGGGTCAGCTCGTTAACCAGGGCAACCAGTACCTGCGCTCCGACCACTACGTGACGGGCCTGGAGTGGCTGCCGGCCCCGGCCACGCGCTTCACGCTGGAAGGCTTCTACAAAAAATATGCGGACTACCCGGTCACCGTGCGCGACGGCATCAGCCTGGCGAACCTAGGCGGCGACTTTGGGGCCATCGGCAACGAGGCCGTGACCAGCACCGGGCAGGGCCGGGCCTACGGCGTGGAGTTCTTCTTTCAGCAAAAGCTGACCCGCAAGGTATTTGCCGTGCTCTCGCTCACCGGCTTCCGCTCGGAGTTCACGCGGCGCGGCGGCGCGTACGTGCCCTCGGCCTGGGATTCGCGCTTTTTGGCCTCGGCGCTGCTCGGGCGCAAGTTCAGCAAGGGCTGGGAGATGGGCCTCAAGTACCGGGCCGGCGGCGGCTCGCCCTACACGCCCCTGAACCTGGCGGCCTCGCGGGCCAGCTACCTGGCCACCGGCCGCGGCGTGTTCGACTTCGACCAGCTGAATACCCAGCGCCTGGGCACCTTCCAGCAATTTGACTTCCGCCTCGACAAGCGCGTGAACTGGCGGCGCTTCACGCTCGACCTGTTCTTTGACGTGCAAAACGCCTTCGTACTGAGTAATCCGGCCATTCCCAGCTACGCCTTCCAGCGCCTGCCTGATAACTCGGACTTCGCCACCACCGATGGGCAGCCTATTCGGTTAGACGGCTCGAACGGCATCCCACTGCTGCTCACCAACGACGACCCCATCACGACGCCCACCATCGGTTTCATCCTGGAGTTCTGAGCGGAAAATGGTCCCAAGTGCCCTTTTGAGCACGGCCGGATTTGGCGGCGGGAGGGCATGAGAAAATCCCGTTCGGCCCGCTCCTGAGCCGACAGGTTTTTCTCCCCGGGCAGGAGCGGCGTCACGGACAGGGTGAGTTGTCCCCGGGGTGGCTTCGGTGGTGAGGACGGAAGTGCCTGGCGCCACGCGGCGGTACCACCGCTGAAGAGAAAGTTGAAAAGCAACGCCGGAAAGAGTTGGTTTACACGCATTTTAAGAATAAAGGCAGGCCATTGTAAGGCCGGGTTAGCGCCGTTCGGTGGGCAGCGGGGCCGCCGTCCAGCCGCCGCCCAGGGCCCGGTAGAGCTCGATGAGCTGCTCCATTTCCTGCTGGCGGGTGCCAACCAGCTCTAGCTCGGCATCGAGCACGTTGCGCTGGGCCGTGATGACTTCGAGGTAGTTGGCGTAGCCGGCCAGGAACAGGTCGTCGGAGATGCTTACGGCCTGGTTCAGGGCCGTTACCTCCTGCTGGCGCGAGCCATAGGCCCGGCGGTAGTTTTCCAGCCCCCGCAGGTGGGTCGTGACTTCCTCGACGCCGCGCAGGCTGGTTTCCTGAAATGCGTACCACGCTTCCGCCTGGCGGGCCGCTGCCTGCCCGTACGCCGCTCGGATGGCGGCCCGGTTCAGCACCGGCGCCGACAGGTTACCCAGGATGCCCAGCGCCAGCGACTCCGGCGCGCGCAGCAGCAGCTCGGCCCGGAAGGCATTTACCCCGGCGTAGGGCGTCAAAACCAGCGAGGGGAAAAAGGCGGCCCGGGCCGACGATACCTCGGCGCCGGTGGCCAGCAGCTCGGCCTCGGCCTGCCGGATATCGGGGCGGCGGCGGAGCATCCCGGCGGGCAAGCCCGCCTGCACCTGCTCAGGGATGGCTTGTTGCAGCAACGCTGTGCCCCGTGAGATAGGCTGCGGATAGCGACCCAGCAGGCGGTTCAGGCGGTTTTCGGCTTCTACCAGCCGCTGCCGCGCTTCCGAGGTCAGGGCTTCCGTCCGGCGCTGCTGGGCCAGCAGCTGCTGTACGGCCAGCTCGGTGGCGCGGGCCCCTTCTTTCTGAATCCGGCTCAGCTCCACGGTGCGGGCCTGCAGCTGCGCGTTGCGGGTCAGGATTTCCAGTTCCTGGTCGGTGGCCAGTATCTCGTAGTAGGTGCGGGCCACTTCGGCCACCAGGTCGGTTTGCACGAGCTGCCGGCCCCGTTCCGAGGCCAGCATCCGCAGGTAGGCCGCCCGGCGCAGGCCGCGCAGCTTGCCCCACAGGTCCACTTCCCAGCTGGCCCGCAGCCCGGCAAAGAAGTCGGGTGTGGGGTTGGGGATGTTCTGGTTGCGGCTGATATTGTCCGAGAAGTTGGTGTCGAAGTTACCGACGCCATTCTGAGTGTAGCGGCCGTAGCGGTCCAGGCCGGCTGAGCCCACCGCATCCACGGTAGGCAGCAAGGCCCCCCGCCGGGCCACCAGCTCAGCGCGGGCCTGCTGCACGCGGGCAGCGGCCTGCGCCAAATCGGGGTTCTGGCGCAGGGCCGTGTCCAGCAGGGCCACCAGCACCGGGTCGGGGAAGAACTGCCCGATGGGCAAGTCGGCCACGGTAGCCGAATCCCGCGGGGCCAGGTTGGTGGCCACCGGCGTGGTCGTGGTGGCCGTGGCGGAATCGGTGGTTTGCGCGGCTACGTAGGTGGCCGGCAGGGCTTTGGCGCGGGGCTGCTGCACCAGGGCGGGCACCCGGCAGCCAGTGGCCAGCAGACTCAGGGCTGCCACGCCTACTCGGAATGTCACGGGGGAGAAAACAGGTACTTGCATGGAAAAGCGGCGCATCAGGCCGTGGCGGGTTCAGGGTGAGCCAGCTGGCGGGCAGGAGCAGCAGGTAGAGGGGATTCAGCCGGGTCCGCCGGTTTTTTCTCGCGTGAGAGCAGCACGTACAGGCCCGGTACCAGCAGCACCCCGAACAAGGTGCCGATGAGCATGCCGCCCGCCGCCGTGGTGCCGATGCTGCGGTTGCCGATGGCCCCGGCCCCGCTGGCAATCACCAGCGGCAGCAGGCCGGCAATGAAGGCAAACGAGGTCATCAGGATCGGGCGCAGGCGGGAACGGGCGCCTTCTACAGCCGCGTCGAGCACGCTGGCCCCGGCCTTACGGCGCTGCTCGGCAAACTCAATGA from Hymenobacter canadensis encodes the following:
- a CDS encoding oxidoreductase, with the translated sequence MDQKWSVEQVPAQPGSVAVVTGANSGVGYETALALARKGVRVVLACRNLEKAAAAKSRILAACSTASVESRALDVSSLRSVREFAAHFRTRYDQLNLLINNAGIMMSPYAVSEDGFENQLATNYLGHFALTGLLLPLLTATPGARVVTVSSLSYKWAGIDFDDLQARQRYSRRKAYGQSKRACLVFAYELQRRLAAAGGRTRSVAAHPGLAKTNLDQYFPALIRPLGSLFLQPASQGALPILYAALADQLKGGEFIGPAGFQQLRGYPTQVDSDDASRDENVADRLWQASEELTGVHYLDR
- a CDS encoding TonB-dependent receptor; the protein is MKRCYSVLLLLLALLLTGAGRAAQAQTPAQTTGTITGLVRDRATQELLPGVTVVLEGTDQGAATDGTGRYRLSGVPTGSYNLRATFLGYEPLLRANVRVGSGNANIIDLELGAANQALGEVTVTANRAIRVATAETPLSVQRINTEEIRSNPGGNFDVSKVVQTLPGVGGGGTGGTAAFRNDIVIRGGAPNENVYYLDGIEVPVINHFQTQGSSGGPQGMLNVSFLEDVTLSTSAFHARYDNALSSVLQFRQREGNPERVQGNLRTSATEVALTLEGPLSRKDSSGVARTTFLASARRSYLQVLFKLIDLPIRPSYWDFQFKTTTRLGPKTTLTTLGLGAIDKFRLGVPRNATPETEQELRQNPTADQWNYTVGVNLRQLVSKGYLNVALSRTQLDNQLDQFQAGAEGDESRRILLTRSGETETKLRADVNGTAGQWAYSYGVMGQYVQYDNRFFNRLRRPVLDAQGNELQPGVDVRFQTAIDFGRFGAFGQLTRSLLDGDRLTLSAGVRADGNTLTDDGRNLLRTLSPRVSASYALLPTLNLNASVGRYYKLPTNPVLGFRDNAGQLVNQGNQYLRSDHYVTGLEWLPAPATRFTLEGFYKKYADYPVTVRDGISLANLGGDFGAIGNEAVTSTGQGRAYGVEFFFQQKLTRKVFAVLSLTGFRSEFTRRGGAYVPSAWDSRFLASALLGRKFSKGWEMGLKYRAGGGSPYTPLNLAASRASYLATGRGVFDFDQLNTQRLGTFQQFDFRLDKRVNWRRFTLDLFFDVQNAFVLSNPAIPSYAFQRLPDNSDFATTDGQPIRLDGSNGIPLLLTNDDPITTPTIGFILEF
- a CDS encoding TolC family protein; translated protein: MQVPVFSPVTFRVGVAALSLLATGCRVPALVQQPRAKALPATYVAAQTTDSATATTTTPVATNLAPRDSATVADLPIGQFFPDPVLVALLDTALRQNPDLAQAAARVQQARAELVARRGALLPTVDAVGSAGLDRYGRYTQNGVGNFDTNFSDNISRNQNIPNPTPDFFAGLRASWEVDLWGKLRGLRRAAYLRMLASERGRQLVQTDLVAEVARTYYEILATDQELEILTRNAQLQARTVELSRIQKEGARATELAVQQLLAQQRRTEALTSEARQRLVEAENRLNRLLGRYPQPISRGTALLQQAIPEQVQAGLPAGMLRRRPDIRQAEAELLATGAEVSSARAAFFPSLVLTPYAGVNAFRAELLLRAPESLALGILGNLSAPVLNRAAIRAAYGQAAARQAEAWYAFQETSLRGVEEVTTHLRGLENYRRAYGSRQQEVTALNQAVSISDDLFLAGYANYLEVITAQRNVLDAELELVGTRQQEMEQLIELYRALGGGWTAAPLPTERR